GCTCCGATCCGGGCACGAGAGTCCGGCGCGCAGTACGCGGCCGGTGAGGGGGGCCCGGGCCGCTcatctcccccccccccaccccaagtggCAGCGGGCGGCCTCTGCGCGGGTCCCTGCGGGCCGATCTGGGGGCggggcagtgggagggggcaGAGTGGCGGGCGGGGGCGTGGGGGGCGGCCgggaaggtggggggggggggcgggcgccGGGAGTCCGCGCGAGTGGGAAGGGGAAGCGCGCACTGCCCGGTGCGGCCGGGCTGCGGGCCGGGGGCTGGGGCTGCGCGAGAGGCGACTGAGCCACAAAAGCCTGCGCGTCCTGCCTCTCGCTCCCGCCGCCCCTCCGCCCGCCCCACCCCCGgcgtcccagcccctcccccggcCGCGGCCAGGCGGCGGGAGCGGGCGGAGCCGGCggagcaggggagggggcgggcgcCCGAATATGCAGATGAGCCCGTGACGGACAGCTCCGCGTTCCAATGTCCCTCGGAAACTCGAGCGCTCCTTCCTCAACTCCTCACTCCCGACTCCAGACTCCCCCAAACCCCGACCGCCGGCCTGGCGCGCGGCTGCGCCCACCGGCTCCGAGCTGCCGCCGCCGCcaacgccgccgccgccgccccgccgcTCCCCCGGCCCGCGGGGCCGCCCGGGCTAGTGCGCGGGCCGGCCTGCCTGGGCTGGCGGTccccgcgcccgccgccgccTCGCGCCCCGGCCGGGCGTGGATGGAGGGCGCCGCGCGCCCTGCCCGCTGCTCGGCGTGACGCGGgcccccgcgccccgcgcccACCATGTCCTACCCGCAGGGCTACCTGTACCAGGCGCCCGGCTCGCTGGCGCTCTATTCGTGTCCGGCGTACGGCGCGTCGGCGCTGGCGGCGCCGCGCAGCGAGGAGCTGGCGCGGTCGGCGTCGGGCTCGGCGTTCAGCCCCTACCCCGGCTCCGCGGCCTTCACCGCGCAAGCAGCCACCGGCTTCGGCAGCCCGCTGCAGTACTCCGCcgacgccgccgccgccgccgccggcttCCCGTCCTACATGGTAACCGAGCGCGGGCTGGCGGGCGGGGTCGCGAGATGCCGGGCGCAGAGACCCTGGTCTGTGATCGGCGACCTGAGGGTCGCGGGGAACGTGGTGTGGGAGGCGGCTCCGAAGTCGCGGAGTTGGGGCCGTGGCGCGGTCGGCGGGGACGAGAGGCAGGGCGGTCGGCCGGCGACGGCCGTAGCGCGGGGCTCCGCGCGCCCTTCCCCTCGGCTGCCGAGGTCATCTCCCCGCGAGCCCGAGAAGTGCGACCCCACTGGGGTCGGGACGGGATCTGGCCTGGGTGGCCCTCTTTCAGGCGCCGAAGCTGGGCGAGGAGTCTTGAGCGGGCCGAGGCTCGCTTCTTCCGGCGCGGGCAGCAAGGGTCGGCGCCCCTGGGCCTCCGGGGCGATCGCCAGGCGCTGGGCACTTTCTCGCGGGGCTTGGGGTCACGGGGCTGGGGAAATCAGCGGAGCCTCGGCCGCGGCTCTGGGGCCCGGCCGGGCCGCCCAGATCTTCGCCTTCATCTGCCCCACAGGCCCGTGCTTTAGAAAAACATGTCGGCCGGCGTGCGGCCCGCTAAGTGCCGCCTCGGTCCCCGCGCGCCGAGAGCAGCCTCTGCGTCGCGGGGCCCCGGGCCGGCCCGCGCTCCTCCTGCTCCGCTGCCCCGCAAGGCCCGGGGGCTGGCAAAGAGTGTTTTAGACGCTGGGGGCCCGGACGGGGAagtgcgggggaggggggggggctgGTGGCCACCTCCCGCCCTCGGCGGAATTCCAGAGCAGAGACGGGGTAGCCGGGGCCTCGGCGCTGGCTGTAGAAGTCTCGAATTTAAACGTTAAGGGTTGAATTAAAATGCTAATTGCCGCGTATTTGAAGAATTCGAAACGGTGACTGGCTTCGAGTTGCAAATTGGATTTGCCGAGCTTTAGAGTGGTGAATAGCGGAGCGGGGGCTCTGGGgtgtttttttaaccatttaaggGAGGGGAAGGCGACTAGGAGGAGGAGGCGACTCTTTACACCAGGAGAAATTTAGATATCAAGAAGCTACCTGCGGGCCCGTGTGTGCGGGCCTGTTTGTGCACGCCCGTACCGGCGGCTCAGGGGCATTTGGGGCCAGATGTGTcatttttaggaaaatgaaatcGTTGGAAAATTTGGGAATAAAACTGCAGCGCTTTCCGAGATCCACAGCTGGCGTTAAACGACCCGCTGCGTCCTCCGGATCTGTTGCTGCGGGAAGGCGCAGCCCCAGCTCGGGGAGGCACCGTGGGAAAGGCGGCCGCGGGCGGGCGGAGGGGTCGCCGGGGCTCTGACGCCTGTCGGGCCCTCGGACGACCGCTCACCGGGCTCTTGTCGCTTGCAGGGCGCGCCCTACGATGCACACACGACCGGGATGACGGGCGCCATCAgctaccacccttacggcagcgCGGCCTACCCGTACCAGCTCAACGACCCGGCCTACCGCAAGAACGCCACGCGGGACGCCACGGCCACGCTCAAGGCTTGGCTCAACGAGCACCGCAAGAACCCCTACCCCACCAAAGGCGAGAAGATCATGCTCGCCATCATCACCAAGATGACCCTCACACAGGTCTCCACCTGGTTCGCCAACGCGCGCCGGCGCCTCAAGAAGGAGAACAAGATGACGTGGGCCCCCAGAAACAAAAGTGAGGACGAGGACGAGGACGAGGGCGACGCAGCGAGGGGCAAGGAGGAGAGTGCGGACAAGGCGCACGAGGGCACCGAGACATCGGCTGAGGACGAAGGTGAGCGCGGCCGAGGCGGCGCAGGGGCGCGGAGCCTCCTTCTTCCCAGGCGGGGCACCGAGCTGAGGCCGGAGAGGAGGCCGCCCGCCTGCCCGGCACTCCAGGCTCCGCCGCCTGGCGCCTCTGGGGCCCCGTGAGAGCGCCGCTCGCAGCGCGCGAGCAGGGAGGTCAGGCTGCCTGGAGCAGGCTGCTCGGGTGGGGTCGGGGTGAGGGAtggcgggggcggggagcggTGGGCAGCGGGGCCCGGGGTGCCACAGaccttgccccccaccccgcgCCTCTGCAGGGATCAGCCTGCACGTGGACTCGCTCACCGACCACTCCTGCTCCGCCGAGTCAGACGGAGAGAAGCTGCCCTGCCGCGCCGGGGACCCCCTGTGCGAGTCGGGCTCGGAGTGCAAGGAGAAGTACGATGACCTGGAGGACGACGACGACGACGACGACGACGAGGACGGCGAGCGGGACCTGGCGCCGCCCAAGCCCGTGACCTCGTCGCCGCTCACCGGCGTGGAGGCGCCGCCGCTGCTGAGCCCCCCTCCCGAGGCCGCGCcccgcgggggcgggggcggcaaGACGCCCCTGGGCAGCCGGACGTCGCCAGGCGCGCCGCCGGCCGCCAGCAAGCCCAAGCTGTGGTCTCTGGCCGAGATCGCCACGTCGGACCTCAAGCAGCCGAGCCTGGGCCCGGGCTGCGCGCCGCCCGGGCTGCCCGCGGCCGCCGCGCCCGCCTCGAGCGGGGCGCCGCCGGGCGGCTCGCCCTACCCCGCGTCGCCGCTCCTCGGCCGCCACCTCTACTACACATCGCCCTTCTACGGCAGCTACACAAACTACGGGAACTTGAACGCGGCGCTGCAGGGCCAGGGGCTGCTGCGGTACAACTCGGCGGCCGCGGCCCCCGGAGAGGCGCTGCACGCCGCGCCAAAGGCCGCCAGCGACGCGGGCAAGGCGGGCGCGCACCCGCTCCCGGAGCCCCACTACCGGCCCCCGGGCGGCGGCTACGAGCCGAAGAAAGGTAGGCGGCCCGCGGGGCCCCGGGGGCGGAGGGGGGCTGTGGGTCCCGGCGGGCGAGCACCCCTAGGAGCCGGGAAAGGGAACCGGGCACCGGTAGGTCTGGCCGGGGAAGCCCTGTCCCTGAACCGGGAACGGGAACGGATGGCTTTGCACTCC
The sequence above is a segment of the Bos indicus isolate NIAB-ARS_2022 breed Sahiwal x Tharparkar chromosome 20, NIAB-ARS_B.indTharparkar_mat_pri_1.0, whole genome shotgun sequence genome. Coding sequences within it:
- the IRX2 gene encoding iroquois-class homeodomain protein IRX-2 isoform X2 — protein: MSYPQGYLYQAPGSLALYSCPAYGASALAAPRSEELARSASGSAFSPYPGSAAFTAQAATGFGSPLQYSADAAAAAAGFPSYMGAPYDAHTTGMTGAISYHPYGSAAYPYQLNDPAYRKNATRDATATLKAWLNEHRKNPYPTKGEKIMLAIITKMTLTQVSTWFANARRRLKKENKMTWAPRNKSEDEDEDEGDAARGKEESADKAHEGTETSAEDEDGEKLPCRAGDPLCESGSECKEKYDDLEDDDDDDDDEDGERDLAPPKPVTSSPLTGVEAPPLLSPPPEAAPRGGGGGKTPLGSRTSPGAPPAASKPKLWSLAEIATSDLKQPSLGPGCAPPGLPAAAAPASSGAPPGGSPYPASPLLGRHLYYTSPFYGSYTNYGNLNAALQGQGLLRYNSAAAAPGEALHAAPKAASDAGKAGAHPLPEPHYRPPGGGYEPKKDASEGCTVVGGGVQPYL
- the IRX2 gene encoding iroquois-class homeodomain protein IRX-2 isoform X1, producing MSYPQGYLYQAPGSLALYSCPAYGASALAAPRSEELARSASGSAFSPYPGSAAFTAQAATGFGSPLQYSADAAAAAAGFPSYMGAPYDAHTTGMTGAISYHPYGSAAYPYQLNDPAYRKNATRDATATLKAWLNEHRKNPYPTKGEKIMLAIITKMTLTQVSTWFANARRRLKKENKMTWAPRNKSEDEDEDEGDAARGKEESADKAHEGTETSAEDEGISLHVDSLTDHSCSAESDGEKLPCRAGDPLCESGSECKEKYDDLEDDDDDDDDEDGERDLAPPKPVTSSPLTGVEAPPLLSPPPEAAPRGGGGGKTPLGSRTSPGAPPAASKPKLWSLAEIATSDLKQPSLGPGCAPPGLPAAAAPASSGAPPGGSPYPASPLLGRHLYYTSPFYGSYTNYGNLNAALQGQGLLRYNSAAAAPGEALHAAPKAASDAGKAGAHPLPEPHYRPPGGGYEPKKDASEGCTVVGGGVQPYL